One window from the genome of Cryptomeria japonica chromosome 6, Sugi_1.0, whole genome shotgun sequence encodes:
- the LOC131077612 gene encoding uncharacterized protein LOC131077612 — protein MAARGKYSESSEQYSEQSQRGKTRSWLFGGWMSKSGEEESTHKNNSAHVRTEKSSNIKGGRTGRASSHDDADSNSPNDPVQRKKKTATFADMEDDHHAEKKNEDNEVDKYAEDFIDKQKSKLEMERLISMKRYESMLNRGM, from the coding sequence ATGGCAGCACGAGGGAAGTACAGTGAAAGTTCTGAACAGTATTCTGAACAATCACAGCGGGGCAAGACTCGTTCATGGCTGTTTGGTGGGTGGATGTCTAAGAGTGGTGAAGAGGAATCCACCCATAAGAACAATTCTGCCCATGTGCGCACTGAGAAGTCCTCTAATATTAAAGGAGGCAGAACAGGGCGTGCCTCTTCCCATGATGATGCTGATTCAAACAGCCCCAATGATCCAGTGCAGCGAAAGAAGAAGACTGCAACCTTTGCTGATATGGAAGATGATCACCATGCAGAGAAAAAGAATGAAGACAATGAGGTGGACAAGTATGCAGAGGATTTCATTGATAAACAGAAATCCAAGCTAGAGATGGAGAGGCTCATATCCATGAAAAGGTATGAGAGCATGCTTAATAGAGGCATGTGA